One Streptomyces lincolnensis genomic region harbors:
- the nucS gene encoding endonuclease NucS, with the protein MRLVIARCSVDYAGRLTAHLPSAPRLILVKADGSVSIHADDRAYKPLNWMSPPCTLKEGSGEEEGVWTVVNKAGEKLIITMEEVLHDSSHELGVDPGLIKDGVEAHLQELLADRIETLGEGYTLIRREYMTAIGPVDILCRDADGQTVAVEIKRRGEIDGVEQLTRYLELLNRDPHLAPVRGVFAAQEIKPQARVLATDRGIGCAVLDYDALRGIEDDKLRLF; encoded by the coding sequence ATGCGTCTCGTCATCGCCCGATGCTCCGTCGACTACGCGGGCCGGCTCACCGCTCACCTTCCCTCGGCTCCCCGCCTGATCCTGGTCAAGGCGGACGGCAGTGTGTCGATCCACGCGGACGACCGTGCCTACAAGCCCCTGAACTGGATGTCGCCGCCCTGCACACTGAAGGAGGGATCGGGCGAGGAGGAAGGCGTCTGGACCGTCGTCAACAAGGCGGGCGAGAAGCTGATCATCACGATGGAGGAGGTCCTCCATGATTCCTCGCACGAACTGGGCGTGGATCCCGGCCTGATCAAGGACGGCGTGGAAGCACACCTTCAGGAACTCCTCGCCGACCGCATCGAGACCCTCGGCGAGGGCTACACGCTGATCCGCCGCGAGTACATGACCGCCATCGGCCCGGTCGACATCCTGTGCCGGGACGCGGACGGGCAGACCGTCGCGGTGGAGATCAAGCGGCGCGGTGAGATCGACGGCGTCGAGCAGCTCACGCGCTACCTGGAACTTCTGAACCGCGATCCCCATCTCGCCCCGGTCCGCGGCGTCTTCGCCGCCCAGGAGATCAAGCCCCAGGCCCGCGTCCTCGCCACGGACCGCGGCATCGGCTGCGCGGTCCTCGACTACGACGCCCTGCGCGGCATCGAGGACGACAAGCTGCGGCTGTTCTGA
- a CDS encoding ABC transporter permease subunit → MSTPQPPMPQTAAPNWQAAPGSSYPQAGYTSPIPVVRTHLGHAIASEWTKIRSVRSTMWTLGVFVLLVVGIGIATGALVSANADPDSLAGENPLSFGFFGLLLGSMCLITLGVLTTASEYGTGMIRTTMVACPSRGRVLAAKSIVFFAVAFVVTLVSSVLVAFADIALLDGAREPSGGEWLKGTVGISLYLALLGLLSLVVGSIIRHSAGAITIMIGLVLAPLVIALFMFTESLSGLRDALFEYSIPNQLSVFYANSLTESGPAGWDPLWIALGITAAAFAGAFALLEKRDV, encoded by the coding sequence ATGAGCACCCCGCAGCCCCCGATGCCGCAGACCGCCGCACCGAACTGGCAGGCGGCACCCGGTTCGTCGTACCCCCAGGCCGGCTACACCTCTCCGATCCCGGTCGTGCGCACCCACCTCGGGCACGCGATCGCCTCCGAGTGGACGAAGATCAGGTCGGTGCGCTCCACGATGTGGACACTCGGCGTGTTCGTCCTGCTCGTCGTCGGCATCGGCATCGCGACCGGCGCGCTGGTCTCCGCCAACGCGGACCCGGACAGCCTGGCGGGCGAGAACCCGCTGTCGTTCGGCTTCTTCGGGCTGCTGCTGGGCAGCATGTGCCTCATCACGCTCGGAGTGCTGACCACGGCCTCGGAGTACGGCACCGGCATGATCCGCACCACGATGGTCGCCTGTCCGTCCCGCGGCCGGGTCCTGGCGGCGAAGTCGATCGTGTTCTTCGCGGTCGCGTTCGTGGTCACGCTGGTGTCGTCGGTGCTGGTCGCCTTCGCGGACATCGCGCTGCTGGACGGGGCCCGGGAGCCGAGCGGCGGTGAGTGGCTCAAGGGCACGGTCGGCATCTCGCTCTACCTGGCTCTGCTCGGCCTGCTCTCGCTCGTCGTCGGCTCGATCATCCGGCACTCGGCGGGCGCGATCACCATCATGATCGGCCTGGTCCTGGCCCCGCTGGTCATCGCGCTGTTCATGTTCACGGAGTCGCTGTCGGGTCTGCGCGACGCCCTGTTCGAGTACTCGATCCCGAACCAGCTCAGCGTCTTCTACGCCAACTCCCTCACCGAGTCCGGCCCGGCCGGCTGGGACCCGCTGTGGATCGCCCTGGGCATCACGGCCGCGGCCTTCGCCGGCGCCTTCGCCCTGCTGGAGAAGCGGGACGTATAG
- a CDS encoding SCO5389 family protein → MSLDVSPALLEKAERGEVDEAEFVDCVRTSLPYAWEMISSLVAQLKVDGGNFADNQTPPPDEQARGQLLRALASDAIRGALQRHFGVRLAFQNCHRVAVFPLDASVDETLTRFTSVRSQLLNQSPEFRDC, encoded by the coding sequence ATGTCGCTCGACGTCTCACCGGCCCTACTCGAGAAGGCCGAGCGAGGCGAGGTCGACGAAGCCGAATTCGTCGACTGCGTCCGGACCTCCCTGCCCTACGCATGGGAGATGATCAGCTCCCTGGTGGCTCAGCTGAAGGTGGACGGCGGCAACTTCGCCGACAACCAGACGCCTCCGCCGGACGAGCAGGCACGCGGTCAGCTGCTGCGCGCGCTTGCGAGTGACGCGATTCGCGGCGCACTCCAGCGGCACTTCGGTGTCCGGCTGGCCTTCCAGAACTGCCACCGCGTGGCGGTGTTCCCGTTGGACGCCTCGGTCGACGAGACGTTGACGCGCTTCACCTCGGTGCGCAGTCAGCTGCTCAACCAGTCTCCGGAGTTCAGGGACTGCTGA
- a CDS encoding ATP-binding protein, producing MDPNNREPEGYGHDGDSHAPRQRPTRDSLTPDFAPHTPALARTVQLVTGDYLLTVNPVDGSEIEICPPGERPGRPEKLTTAARAEVARATRPPVPPGPALPELPLLARQDERERLVRLLARGRSVRLTGPAGTGRTSLLDVAAEDCADLAPDGVIRLSGYHRTVDDLLHDLFYAVHNAPLHRPDRDGLRSCVREIGAVVVLDDVEFGGAALDELLDATPECAFLIAATPDVPAPSADSLLEEVFLGGLERADGLELLERAVGRVLTEEESNWAGDLWFESEGLPLRFVQAGALLRQRDRLRAGASAVDEFGVFADAPPVDAPFDTPYDAAAGEGESVPLPSLGEAAAPAPLLAARLSDSARATLRFAVALGGEVPDQAHLPALVDDTHADAALGELVSCGLVTPVGAHYRLAAGVLAQLEAAGYGDDVRARALTAAQHYAWWAGHPSVTPERVCAEADALLAALGVLVPHTAPPAEDEDSPAVRLARTAAPGFAAGGHWGVWERALRLGAEASRLAGEVAEQAYFHHELGVLALCEDDLDRARAELEASIGLRGALADKRGTVAGRRALALVADRSGDTPGLGALAGLGARAGEEVPDARYEESQSPPGGVPAAFPPLQPPSDSGTLVTYRASSSTATVVGSGPAGAPSGAHKARGGFRGFARRNLVASGAGALLVAVLGTVVTLGATSDNTPDEPSNQVGVNPSASQGVDDGSLGADEPKNDDGSDTGVATSRPTDPGPDGTPGTSDDPTPTDTAEPSDDPSGTRGPTGGTTTPPTKPPSSSKPPSSKPPTSQPPTSQPPTSQPPTSQPPTSQPPTSEPPPSTPETSDSASGPASSPVETSAPGTTEATSPSSSQSVI from the coding sequence ATGGACCCGAACAACCGGGAACCCGAGGGGTACGGCCACGACGGGGACAGCCATGCCCCGCGGCAGCGCCCAACCAGGGATTCCCTGACACCGGACTTCGCACCGCACACACCCGCCCTCGCCCGGACGGTGCAGCTCGTCACGGGCGACTACCTGCTGACCGTCAACCCGGTCGACGGCAGCGAGATAGAGATCTGCCCGCCGGGTGAACGCCCCGGCCGGCCCGAGAAGCTCACCACGGCCGCGCGGGCCGAGGTCGCCCGCGCCACCAGGCCGCCCGTACCACCCGGCCCGGCGCTGCCCGAACTGCCGCTCCTGGCCCGCCAGGACGAGCGCGAGCGGCTGGTGCGACTCCTCGCCCGCGGCCGCTCCGTCCGTCTCACCGGCCCGGCCGGCACCGGCCGCACCAGCCTGCTCGACGTCGCCGCCGAGGACTGCGCGGACCTCGCCCCCGACGGTGTGATCCGCCTCAGCGGCTACCACCGCACGGTGGACGACCTGCTCCACGACCTCTTCTACGCCGTCCACAACGCACCCCTGCACCGCCCGGACCGGGACGGACTGCGCAGCTGCGTCCGCGAGATCGGCGCGGTCGTCGTCCTCGACGACGTCGAGTTCGGCGGCGCCGCCCTGGACGAGCTGCTGGACGCCACACCCGAGTGCGCCTTCCTGATCGCGGCCACGCCCGACGTGCCCGCCCCGTCCGCCGACTCCCTGCTCGAAGAGGTCTTCCTCGGCGGCCTGGAACGCGCCGACGGACTGGAGCTCCTGGAGCGCGCCGTCGGCCGGGTCCTCACCGAGGAGGAGTCGAACTGGGCGGGCGACCTCTGGTTCGAGTCCGAGGGACTGCCGCTGCGCTTCGTTCAGGCGGGCGCCCTGCTCCGGCAGCGCGACCGGCTGCGGGCCGGCGCGAGCGCCGTCGACGAGTTCGGCGTCTTCGCGGACGCGCCCCCGGTCGACGCGCCCTTCGACACTCCCTACGACGCCGCCGCGGGCGAGGGGGAGAGCGTCCCGCTGCCCTCGCTCGGCGAAGCCGCCGCGCCCGCCCCGCTGCTGGCCGCCCGGCTCAGCGACTCGGCGCGTGCCACGCTGCGGTTCGCCGTCGCGCTCGGGGGTGAGGTGCCCGACCAGGCGCACTTGCCCGCCCTGGTCGACGACACCCACGCGGACGCCGCGCTCGGCGAGCTGGTCTCCTGCGGTCTGGTCACGCCGGTCGGCGCCCACTACCGGCTCGCCGCCGGTGTCCTGGCCCAACTGGAGGCCGCCGGATACGGCGACGACGTCCGGGCCCGCGCGCTCACCGCCGCCCAGCACTACGCCTGGTGGGCCGGGCACCCCTCGGTCACCCCCGAGCGGGTGTGCGCCGAGGCCGACGCCCTGCTCGCCGCCCTCGGCGTGCTGGTGCCCCACACGGCACCGCCCGCCGAGGACGAGGACAGCCCGGCCGTACGCCTGGCCCGCACGGCGGCGCCCGGGTTCGCCGCGGGCGGTCACTGGGGTGTGTGGGAGCGGGCGCTGCGCCTCGGCGCCGAGGCCTCCCGGCTCGCCGGTGAGGTCGCCGAACAGGCCTACTTCCACCACGAGCTGGGCGTCCTCGCGCTCTGCGAGGACGATCTCGACCGGGCCCGCGCCGAACTGGAGGCCTCCATCGGCCTGCGCGGCGCCCTCGCCGACAAGCGCGGCACCGTCGCCGGCCGTCGCGCCCTCGCCCTGGTCGCCGACCGCTCCGGCGACACACCGGGCCTCGGCGCCCTGGCCGGACTCGGCGCGCGGGCGGGCGAGGAGGTCCCGGACGCGCGGTACGAGGAGTCGCAGTCGCCCCCGGGCGGTGTGCCGGCGGCCTTCCCGCCGCTCCAGCCGCCCTCCGACAGCGGCACGCTGGTCACCTACCGGGCGTCCTCGTCCACCGCGACCGTGGTGGGCTCCGGGCCCGCCGGGGCGCCCTCGGGGGCCCACAAGGCACGTGGTGGCTTCCGCGGGTTCGCCCGGCGCAACCTCGTGGCCTCCGGCGCGGGCGCGCTGCTCGTGGCGGTGCTCGGCACGGTGGTGACGCTCGGCGCCACGTCGGACAACACCCCCGACGAACCGTCCAACCAGGTCGGCGTCAACCCGTCGGCCAGCCAGGGCGTGGACGACGGCAGCCTGGGCGCCGACGAGCCGAAGAACGACGACGGTTCCGACACCGGCGTGGCCACCAGCCGCCCGACCGACCCGGGCCCCGACGGCACTCCCGGCACCTCCGACGACCCCACCCCGACGGACACGGCCGAGCCGTCGGACGACCCGAGCGGGACACGGGGGCCGACCGGCGGGACGACGACCCCGCCGACGAAGCCGCCGTCCTCGTCCAAGCCCCCGTCGTCCAAGCCGCCCACCAGTCAGCCGCCGACGAGCCAGCCGCCCACCAGTCAGCCGCCGACCAGTCAGCCGCCCACGAGCCAGCCGCCGACCTCGGAGCCGCCGCCGAGCACGCCGGAAACCTCCGACTCGGCCAGCGGCCCCGCCTCCTCCCCGGTGGAGACCAGCGCCCCCGGCACCACGGAGGCGACCTCACCGAGCAGCTCCCAGTCGGTGATCTGA
- a CDS encoding ATP/GTP-binding protein has product MSPRRNRPKGVGPSGTSAEDDRSGRYGGWQSTQSWQGEEWNVRHVAGASAQGKTYRCPGCEQLIPDGVPHVVAWPDHAGVDDRRHWHKACWNARDRRTTRVQRSRNAPRF; this is encoded by the coding sequence GTGTCCCCGCGTCGCAACCGACCCAAGGGAGTCGGCCCGTCAGGCACGAGTGCCGAGGACGACCGGTCCGGCCGTTACGGCGGCTGGCAGTCCACCCAGAGCTGGCAGGGCGAGGAGTGGAACGTGCGCCATGTGGCCGGGGCAAGCGCCCAGGGCAAGACGTACCGCTGCCCGGGCTGCGAGCAGCTGATCCCGGACGGCGTCCCACACGTGGTGGCCTGGCCCGACCACGCCGGCGTCGACGACCGCCGGCACTGGCACAAGGCCTGCTGGAACGCGAGAGACCGCCGCACCACGCGGGTGCAGCGGTCCCGTAACGCGCCGAGGTTCTAG
- a CDS encoding LLM class flavin-dependent oxidoreductase encodes MHVGSFVLAAQFPGQGQGEALHRAVRSAEVAEEAGLDAVWLAEHHFVPYGTCPSAVTLAALLLGRTRRLRVGTAVSVLSTVHPVALGEQAALLHVTSGGRFSLGVGRGGPWVDLEVFGSGLQAYETGFPESLDLLVRWLREPSVEARGERFAFREVPVVPRPSESLTETAGPEVVLACTSPASVRMAAERGLPMLLGMHVGDEEKAEMVSLWRRLARAAGHPPERVLDAAHVSAGICQIADRRTDAVETLMKAMPGWLKQGLGAHVTVDGRERPMRDPLAYTELLCGLHPVGTPRLCADRLAATSERTGVSRFALLTEGSGDLAATEENIRRLGAEVLPHLG; translated from the coding sequence ATGCACGTAGGAAGTTTCGTGTTGGCGGCCCAGTTCCCGGGGCAGGGCCAGGGGGAGGCGCTGCACCGCGCGGTCCGCTCGGCCGAGGTCGCGGAGGAGGCCGGGCTCGACGCCGTCTGGCTGGCGGAGCACCACTTCGTCCCGTACGGCACCTGTCCGTCGGCGGTCACCCTGGCCGCGTTACTGCTGGGCCGCACCCGGCGTCTGCGCGTCGGCACCGCCGTCAGCGTGCTCTCCACCGTCCACCCGGTCGCCCTGGGCGAGCAGGCCGCACTGTTGCATGTGACGAGCGGCGGGCGCTTCTCGCTGGGGGTCGGGCGCGGCGGGCCGTGGGTCGATCTGGAGGTCTTCGGCTCGGGTCTCCAGGCGTACGAGACGGGGTTCCCGGAATCACTCGATCTGCTGGTGCGCTGGCTGCGCGAGCCGTCGGTGGAGGCCCGCGGGGAGCGGTTCGCCTTCCGCGAGGTGCCCGTCGTACCGCGGCCGTCGGAGTCGCTGACGGAGACCGCGGGCCCCGAGGTCGTCCTCGCCTGCACCTCCCCGGCGAGCGTCCGGATGGCCGCCGAGCGGGGACTGCCGATGCTGCTCGGCATGCATGTCGGCGACGAGGAGAAGGCCGAGATGGTGTCCCTGTGGCGCCGCCTCGCCCGCGCGGCCGGGCATCCGCCGGAGCGGGTTCTGGACGCCGCCCATGTCTCGGCCGGCATCTGCCAGATCGCGGACCGGCGCACCGACGCGGTGGAGACCCTCATGAAGGCGATGCCGGGCTGGCTGAAGCAGGGACTCGGTGCTCATGTCACGGTGGACGGCCGCGAGCGTCCGATGCGCGACCCGCTCGCCTACACCGAACTGCTCTGCGGGCTGCACCCCGTGGGCACCCCGCGCCTGTGCGCCGACCGGCTCGCCGCGACCAGCGAGCGGACCGGCGTCTCCCGCTTCGCCCTGCTCACCGAGGGGTCGGGAGACCTGGCGGCCACCGAGGAGAACATCCGGCGGCTGGGTGCGGAAGTGCTGCCGCACCTCGGTTGA